One part of the Tenacibaculum sp. 190130A14a genome encodes these proteins:
- the ybeY gene encoding rRNA maturation RNase YbeY yields the protein MITFNYENDFKLENEAKTSEWIQNCIEKEGFELGELTYIFCNDDYLHKINVEFLNHDTLTDIISFDYTMGSLVGGDIFISTERVADNANDFDTTFADELHRVIIHGVLHYMKYKDKTNEEKEIMRSKENACLEILNQ from the coding sequence ATGATTACCTTTAACTACGAGAACGATTTTAAATTAGAAAATGAAGCAAAAACTTCTGAGTGGATACAAAACTGTATCGAAAAAGAGGGGTTTGAATTAGGAGAGCTTACCTATATTTTTTGTAACGATGATTACTTACACAAAATAAATGTTGAGTTTTTAAACCACGATACTTTAACCGACATCATTAGTTTTGATTATACCATGGGAAGTTTAGTAGGAGGAGATATTTTTATTTCCACAGAAAGAGTTGCCGATAATGCTAATGATTTTGACACTACCTTTGCAGATGAATTACATCGTGTAATAATTCACGGCGTGTTACATTACATGAAGTACAAGGATAAAACAAACGAAGAAAAAGAAATTATGCGTTCTAAAGAGAATGCTTGTTTAGAAATATTAAACCAATAA